A genome region from Brassica oleracea var. oleracea cultivar TO1000 unplaced genomic scaffold, BOL UnpScaffold00902, whole genome shotgun sequence includes the following:
- the LOC106320385 gene encoding uncharacterized protein LOC106320385: protein MAQDDATFGAPGGEPTPTPEAAPPDFMSSVMARLARHDEVQKTTNDQLAALVAALTDPNGQTSRPQMIRRRLFNTNPTATGGDHISDDSEPNETLLTDAPLIGPDLATISDIAKLKLSFQQMSSKIHQATSAAPQIESILAATSRTPFTSALTSVQLGKIEKLRLPEYKPGGDPVEHMTAFNIAMARARLSDEERDAGYCQLFVETLHEQALTWFSQLEENSIGSFRDLSAAFLKTYIMFTKRSATASSM from the coding sequence ATGGCTCAAGACGACGCCACCTTCGGCGCTCCAGGCGGAGAACCAACACCTACGCCTGAAGCCGCGCCGCCAGATTTCATGAGCTCCGTCATGGCTCGACTCGCTCGACATGACGAAGTTCAAAAGACAACCAACGACCAGCTAGCTGCTTTGGTCGCAGCACTCACCGATCCAAACGGCCAAACGAGCCGTCCCCAGATGATACGCCGTCGTCTATTCAACACAAACCCAACGGCGACGGGTGGCGAccacatctcagacgactcggaACCTAATGAAACCCTTCTCACCGATGCTCCCCTGATAGGACCAGATCTCGCAACCATAAGCGATATCGCCAAGCTCAAACTCAGCTTTCAGCAAATGAGCTCGAAGATCCATCAGGCTACTAGTGCGGCTCCACAAATCGAGAGCATACTCGCTGCAACCTCGCGAACCCCTTTTACTAGCGCACTAACCAGTGTGCAACTCGGGAAGATAGAGAAGCTGCGCCTCCCTGAGTACAAGCCCGGAGGAGATCCGGTGGAACACATGACGGCTTTCAATATCGCGATGGCACGTGCTCGACTCTCCGATGAAGAAAGAGACGCAGGCTACTGTCAATTGTTTGTCGAGACTCTCCACGAGCAGGCCCTGACCTGGTTCTCCCAACTAGAGGAGAACTCAATCGGAAGCTTTCGTGACTTATCAGCGGCTTTCCTCAAGACATACATAATGTTCACAAAGCGCAGTGCCACTGCATCTAGCATGTAG